One Propionispora hippei DSM 15287 genomic region harbors:
- a CDS encoding chemotaxis protein CheA: MDLSQYMGMFLEESREHLQTLNRCLLDLENDPSDLSVLDEIFRSAHTIKGMSATMGFTTVAELTHEMENVLDLLRKGQLKADHSIIDTVFKCVDTLEQLVESIASGDENGLDIKPLIAKLKAIASGESTAEAVHSVEPAAGNNVVLDETELEVAKKAKAKGLQTVGVDISLREGCLLKSARAYMAMSALEELGDVIKSTPPVEDLEKENFGLSFQVILVTDAEADKIQQMVLGISEIETVEVRACDLTDTQPEPEAQVAAPAVEAAQPNPTVKATVEEKKEKAVAAPAPHADKKLKGGQSVRVDIDKLDNLLNLVGELVINKTRLEQIGLTHRLTDLVETIEQMDRVTTDLQAVVMKVRMVPVGQVFNRFPRMVRDLSRDLNKEVNLIIQGEETELDRTVIDEIGDPLVHLLRNAIDHGIEQPEARQAKGKDPIGEIRLIARHEGNNVIIMVEDDGNGINPDALKQKVVSKGLLSQAEVDKMDNNEAVRLVFLPGFSTAEVVTDVSGRGVGMDAVKNKIESLGGMVDVETKVNEGSRFKIRLPLTLAIIQALLVKVSEEIYAIPLGSIDSTINITPSDIKTIQNKEVILLRGQIIPIVRLNDRLNIPASAGEEPEELFVVIVHMGDQRAGIIVDNLIGQQEIVIKSLGKLLAGIKIIAGATILGNGQVALILDVGSLMQ, translated from the coding sequence ATGGATCTCAGTCAATATATGGGAATGTTTTTGGAAGAATCGCGTGAACATCTGCAAACCCTGAACCGCTGCCTGCTGGATCTGGAGAATGATCCGAGTGACTTGTCAGTGCTGGATGAAATTTTTCGAAGTGCCCATACCATTAAAGGTATGTCCGCTACCATGGGATTCACAACGGTTGCTGAACTTACTCATGAAATGGAAAATGTACTGGATTTATTGCGGAAGGGTCAATTAAAAGCCGATCACTCAATTATTGATACGGTTTTTAAATGTGTTGATACGCTGGAGCAACTGGTGGAAAGCATTGCGAGCGGGGATGAGAATGGATTGGATATCAAGCCGCTGATTGCTAAGCTTAAAGCGATTGCCAGCGGAGAAAGCACGGCGGAAGCTGTGCACTCGGTTGAGCCGGCCGCCGGCAATAATGTGGTGCTTGATGAAACGGAACTGGAAGTGGCTAAAAAGGCCAAGGCCAAGGGGTTGCAGACGGTCGGTGTTGATATTTCACTGCGTGAGGGTTGCCTGCTAAAATCAGCCAGAGCGTACATGGCCATGAGTGCTTTGGAAGAGCTGGGCGATGTCATTAAAAGTACGCCTCCGGTAGAAGATCTGGAAAAAGAAAATTTTGGCCTTAGTTTTCAGGTAATCCTGGTGACTGATGCCGAAGCTGACAAAATTCAGCAGATGGTGCTTGGTATCTCGGAAATTGAAACGGTGGAAGTAAGGGCCTGTGATTTGACGGATACGCAGCCGGAACCTGAAGCGCAAGTAGCCGCCCCTGCCGTAGAAGCCGCACAACCCAACCCCACAGTCAAAGCGACGGTGGAGGAAAAGAAAGAAAAAGCGGTTGCGGCACCGGCGCCCCATGCCGACAAAAAACTAAAGGGTGGCCAATCGGTCCGGGTGGATATCGACAAGTTGGATAACCTGCTTAATCTGGTAGGAGAATTGGTTATCAATAAGACCCGTTTGGAACAGATCGGGCTGACCCATCGTCTAACCGACTTAGTGGAAACAATCGAGCAAATGGACCGGGTGACTACCGATTTGCAGGCTGTGGTCATGAAAGTGCGAATGGTACCTGTCGGTCAGGTCTTTAACCGTTTTCCGCGAATGGTTCGCGACCTCTCCCGTGATCTGAACAAGGAAGTTAATTTAATTATTCAAGGGGAAGAGACCGAACTGGACCGTACGGTTATTGATGAAATCGGCGACCCGTTGGTCCATTTACTGCGTAACGCGATTGACCATGGGATTGAGCAGCCCGAAGCCCGTCAGGCAAAAGGCAAAGACCCTATTGGTGAAATTCGTCTGATTGCCCGTCATGAGGGAAACAATGTCATCATTATGGTTGAGGATGACGGTAACGGCATTAATCCGGACGCACTCAAGCAGAAGGTAGTGTCTAAAGGGCTCTTGAGCCAGGCGGAAGTTGACAAAATGGATAATAACGAAGCCGTACGACTAGTCTTTTTACCCGGATTTTCCACTGCTGAAGTGGTTACCGATGTATCCGGCCGGGGTGTTGGCATGGATGCGGTAAAGAATAAAATCGAGTCGTTAGGCGGCATGGTTGATGTAGAAACCAAAGTAAACGAAGGCAGCCGGTTTAAAATCCGTTTGCCGCTGACGCTGGCGATTATTCAGGCGCTGCTGGTGAAAGTAAGCGAAGAAATTTATGCAATTCCTCTGGGCTCGATCGACAGTACGATCAATATCACACCCAGTGACATTAAAACCATCCAAAACAAGGAAGTCATATTACTGCGGGGGCAGATTATTCCAATCGTCCGCTTAAATGACAGACTGAATATACCTGCATCGGCCGGTGAGGAACCGGAAGAGCTGTTTGTGGTTATCGTACATATGGGGGATCAGCGTGCCGGTATTATTGTGGACAATTTAATCGGTCAGCAGGAGATTGTTATCAAATCGCTAGGTAAGTTACTGGCCGGCATCAAAATCATTGCCGGAGCCACGATTTTGGGTAATGGCCAGGTTGCCCTTATCCTTGACGTCGGTTCGTTGATGCAATAG
- a CDS encoding chemotaxis protein CheW, with product MTTEIMTADAATYSSNEVQLVAFKLGREEYGIDILQVQEIKRMTDITRVPHTPEYIKGVINLRGSVLPVIDLKTRLDLLEQDYTDDTRIIIVKVDEIAVGMIVDAVSEVMAIDHEQIEVSQEAVGGVSTNYISGVGKLENRLMILLNLEAIIGINQDM from the coding sequence ATGACAACAGAAATAATGACTGCTGATGCGGCAACTTATTCGAGCAACGAAGTTCAGTTGGTTGCTTTTAAGCTGGGGCGGGAAGAGTATGGCATTGACATTTTGCAGGTACAGGAAATAAAACGGATGACCGATATCACCAGAGTTCCCCATACCCCGGAGTATATTAAAGGTGTCATTAATTTGCGTGGCAGTGTTCTTCCCGTCATTGATTTAAAGACCAGGCTTGACTTGCTGGAACAGGATTATACCGATGATACCCGGATCATCATTGTTAAGGTGGATGAAATTGCCGTGGGCATGATTGTGGATGCCGTTTCGGAAGTCATGGCAATTGATCATGAGCAGATCGAGGTTTCTCAGGAAGCGGTCGGCGGGGTTTCGACCAACTATATCAGCGGCGTAGGCAAGCTGGAAAACCGCTTGATGATTTTACTGAATCTGGAAGCTATTATTGGTATCAATCAAGATATGTAA
- a CDS encoding chemotaxis protein CheC, translated as MSEDILKLSAMQLDALREVGNVGAGNSATALSQIINRKIDMTVPQVAIMPLGDVPDVVGGPDAMVAGVYLRVFGPAPSSILFLLPRESAFYLVDMLMGRESGYTKSLSTMDESALMEIGNILAGAYLNSLSHFTKLTLLPSIPALAMDMAGAILSVILIQLGQMGDHALVIETEFTTETEGVKGHFFLIPDPGSLDTIMAAIGVKG; from the coding sequence TTGTCCGAGGATATTTTGAAGTTGTCAGCCATGCAGCTTGACGCGCTGCGGGAGGTTGGCAATGTAGGCGCAGGAAATTCCGCGACGGCGCTATCGCAGATTATAAATCGGAAGATTGACATGACGGTCCCTCAGGTTGCTATCATGCCACTGGGGGATGTGCCGGATGTGGTTGGCGGACCGGACGCCATGGTAGCTGGTGTATATTTACGGGTCTTTGGTCCGGCGCCGAGCAGCATTTTATTCCTGTTGCCCAGAGAAAGCGCTTTTTATCTGGTGGATATGCTCATGGGGCGTGAGAGTGGCTATACCAAGTCATTAAGTACGATGGATGAGTCGGCGCTCATGGAAATTGGCAATATTTTGGCAGGTGCCTATTTGAATTCCCTATCGCATTTTACCAAATTGACCTTACTCCCTTCCATCCCCGCTCTGGCTATGGATATGGCCGGCGCTATATTAAGTGTCATTTTAATTCAGTTGGGACAGATGGGGGATCATGCGTTAGTCATTGAAACGGAATTTACGACAGAGACGGAAGGCGTTAAAGGGCACTTCTTCCTTATTCCTGATCCTGGATCGCTAGATACCATTATGGCAGCAATAGGGGTGAAGGGATAA
- a CDS encoding chemotaxis protein CheD: MSELIKVGMADYKTGKNPSSLISYGLGSCVGIAMYDAVSKIGGLAHIMLPDSTQARSAENPAKFADTALPLMLDEMLRMGASKSRITAKIAGGAQMFTFANATDIMRVGERNSEAVKNILKKIDVRMIAEDTGGNYGRTVELKLESGIYRIKTIDKGEKEL, from the coding sequence ATGTCAGAGTTAATTAAAGTTGGCATGGCTGACTATAAGACCGGCAAGAATCCCAGCAGCTTGATTAGCTATGGTCTTGGTTCTTGCGTCGGGATTGCCATGTATGATGCTGTCAGCAAAATTGGCGGGTTAGCCCATATTATGCTGCCGGATAGCACGCAAGCCCGTTCCGCTGAGAATCCGGCAAAGTTTGCCGATACGGCGCTGCCGCTTATGCTGGACGAAATGTTACGGATGGGGGCAAGCAAATCTCGGATTACCGCAAAGATTGCCGGCGGAGCGCAAATGTTTACCTTTGCCAATGCGACCGACATTATGCGGGTAGGTGAAAGAAATTCGGAAGCCGTTAAAAATATTTTGAAAAAGATCGATGTTCGTATGATTGCCGAGGACACTGGCGGCAACTATGGACGTACGGTAGAATTGAAACTGGAATCCGGTATCTACCGGATTAAGACGATTGATAAGGGTGAAAAGGAATTGTAG
- a CDS encoding FliA/WhiG family RNA polymerase sigma factor has protein sequence MREKSQSGDLEINTWWLEYQKNRQPDIREKIIETYLPLVKVVGGRMAISLPSHVDRDDLISNGFFGLLDAIERFDLARGIKFETYAVTRIRGAILDAIRAQDWVPATVRQKARHYEQTVAKLEASLGRSASDTEVAEALGVKIEDMHTLLSQLNATTVIPLEEFAKAETMPAQLLNPTQHIEAEEVKETLAKSIDKLPEKEKLVVSLYYYEELTLKEISHIMNLTEARISQLHTKAIFRLRGALSRLKASLL, from the coding sequence ATGAGAGAAAAAAGCCAAAGCGGTGATTTGGAAATCAATACATGGTGGCTGGAATACCAAAAAAACAGGCAGCCCGATATACGCGAAAAAATTATCGAAACCTATTTACCGCTGGTTAAAGTGGTTGGCGGACGGATGGCCATATCCCTGCCTTCTCATGTGGACAGGGATGATTTGATTAGTAACGGTTTTTTTGGTCTCCTTGATGCGATTGAACGGTTTGATCTGGCCAGAGGCATCAAATTTGAAACCTATGCGGTAACCCGGATACGGGGGGCCATATTGGATGCCATCCGGGCGCAGGACTGGGTACCTGCTACGGTAAGGCAGAAGGCACGGCACTATGAACAAACGGTAGCCAAATTGGAGGCCAGCCTGGGACGGTCGGCTTCCGACACGGAAGTGGCCGAGGCACTGGGTGTGAAAATCGAAGATATGCACACACTGCTAAGCCAACTCAATGCCACAACAGTGATTCCGCTGGAGGAATTCGCCAAGGCCGAGACTATGCCGGCCCAATTGTTAAATCCTACTCAGCATATTGAAGCGGAAGAAGTGAAGGAAACCTTAGCCAAGAGTATTGACAAACTACCGGAAAAGGAAAAATTGGTAGTTAGCCTTTATTATTATGAAGAATTAACTCTTAAGGAAATTAGTCACATTATGAATTTAACTGAGGCCCGAATTTCTCAGCTTCATACAAAAGCGATTTTTCGTTTGCGGGGTGCACTTTCCCGCCTGAAGGCCTCTTTGCTGTGA
- a CDS encoding DUF342 domain-containing protein — protein sequence MSENINVLENSTDGYFQVLLQEDGCYLTVFPPRDGGMPVDEALIFEDLNKREINHCDKVLVQQVIREAAGKSILIAPAEAEPVIRVLVSRDKMEAALQIEVQGSARPALQDKVMEQIAKSGVTFGIDADAIHTAINQPGQEIIFARGQQPIHGNNAYIKYFVSTENQGRPLEMADGRVDFKNLNLFTVVQPGDLLAQKYPATQGEQGFNVLGQVLPAKPGKDLLLPMGKNVEVGEPNQLVASIAGQVQIVNKKVSVIPLIEIKGDVDFSTGNIEFVGSVNIRGSVQPGFFVKAEGNVDVAGTVSGGIVEGKNVIIKRGIQGMSRGYIHARENLITQFIENATVSAGNEVQVSEAILHSRVSAGKKVVVEGRRGLITGGTISAGEEIRAQNVGNLMAVPTELEVGVNPTLREEYQKLRTEIRKVEVSLDQTQKALTILKAMNQNTMAQDKREMMLKLTKAQFHLVGQLGNMRKRWEEIEAALEEMKAGRIKVANTLYPGVKVIIGTLIKPIRETVQFACLFAEDGEIRVGTFK from the coding sequence ATGTCTGAGAATATAAATGTTCTAGAAAATTCGACCGATGGCTACTTTCAGGTATTATTACAGGAAGATGGTTGCTATTTGACGGTATTTCCGCCGCGCGATGGTGGTATGCCGGTTGATGAAGCATTGATTTTTGAAGATTTAAATAAACGTGAAATAAACCATTGTGACAAGGTATTGGTTCAACAAGTGATCCGGGAGGCAGCCGGGAAGAGCATCCTGATTGCTCCGGCTGAGGCTGAACCGGTTATTCGTGTGCTGGTTTCGCGGGATAAGATGGAGGCTGCCCTGCAAATTGAGGTGCAGGGATCTGCGCGACCGGCGCTGCAGGATAAAGTTATGGAGCAAATCGCTAAAAGCGGAGTGACTTTCGGCATTGACGCCGATGCTATCCATACAGCCATTAATCAGCCTGGACAGGAAATTATTTTTGCCCGGGGGCAGCAACCAATACATGGGAATAATGCGTATATAAAGTATTTTGTGTCGACGGAAAACCAGGGCCGTCCGCTGGAAATGGCAGACGGCCGGGTTGATTTTAAAAATCTTAATCTGTTTACCGTGGTGCAGCCAGGTGACTTGCTTGCTCAGAAATATCCGGCCACTCAGGGTGAACAGGGATTTAACGTGCTGGGACAGGTGCTTCCGGCCAAACCGGGCAAGGATTTGCTGCTGCCAATGGGGAAAAACGTGGAAGTGGGGGAGCCTAATCAATTGGTGGCTTCTATCGCCGGTCAGGTACAGATTGTCAATAAAAAGGTCAGTGTCATTCCTCTTATTGAAATAAAGGGGGATGTGGACTTTTCGACAGGCAATATTGAATTTGTCGGCAGCGTCAATATTCGTGGCTCGGTGCAGCCGGGTTTTTTCGTAAAGGCCGAAGGCAATGTAGATGTGGCCGGAACCGTCAGCGGTGGGATTGTGGAAGGGAAAAACGTTATCATTAAGAGAGGCATTCAGGGAATGAGCCGCGGCTATATTCATGCCCGGGAAAATCTGATTACTCAGTTTATTGAAAATGCGACAGTCAGTGCCGGTAATGAGGTACAGGTCAGTGAGGCTATTCTGCATTCCCGGGTAAGTGCCGGCAAAAAGGTGGTTGTGGAGGGGCGGCGCGGTTTGATTACCGGCGGAACCATTTCGGCCGGGGAGGAAATCCGGGCGCAGAATGTGGGCAATCTTATGGCGGTGCCCACGGAATTAGAGGTTGGCGTTAACCCGACCTTGCGGGAGGAGTACCAGAAATTGCGTACGGAAATCCGCAAGGTAGAGGTCAGTCTGGATCAGACCCAAAAAGCGTTGACCATTCTTAAGGCAATGAACCAGAATACGATGGCACAGGATAAACGGGAAATGATGCTGAAGCTGACCAAGGCTCAATTTCATCTGGTAGGACAGCTTGGTAATATGCGCAAACGCTGGGAGGAAATCGAAGCGGCGCTGGAAGAAATGAAGGCGGGACGGATTAAGGTAGCCAATACTCTTTATCCCGGTGTAAAAGTTATTATCGGGACCTTGATTAAGCCGATCAGGGAAACCGTTCAATTTGCCTGTTTATTTGCCGAAGACGGAGAGATAAGAGTTGGAACTTTCAAATAA
- a CDS encoding DUF6115 domain-containing protein — MSGSTMVTVAVLLFFVFFIFYKRDLVMRLFSVEAQTPANELQERLERTADNVIWRLEEKIAYLEALLKEADQKIELLESKVARDGQAENDEATVPEVSFMPPARAASLYQQSSLQPAKDRQEELLRSEAPAVEPKGRPVPQDKHKVIVAMAEQGFNVTEIAKAVGMGKGEIMLVLQLNKK; from the coding sequence ATGTCCGGAAGTACGATGGTTACGGTAGCAGTACTTCTTTTTTTTGTATTTTTTATTTTTTATAAAAGAGATTTGGTTATGCGGCTGTTTTCCGTGGAAGCCCAGACCCCGGCCAATGAGCTGCAGGAGCGGTTGGAACGGACGGCCGATAACGTAATCTGGCGGCTGGAGGAGAAAATCGCCTATTTGGAGGCCTTATTAAAGGAGGCTGATCAAAAGATTGAACTGCTGGAAAGCAAAGTGGCGAGGGATGGTCAGGCCGAAAATGATGAAGCTACAGTTCCTGAGGTATCCTTTATGCCGCCGGCAAGAGCTGCCTCGCTGTATCAGCAAAGCAGCCTTCAGCCGGCGAAGGATAGACAGGAGGAACTGCTCCGGTCAGAAGCCCCGGCGGTGGAACCTAAGGGGAGACCTGTTCCGCAAGATAAGCATAAAGTTATTGTCGCCATGGCCGAACAGGGCTTTAACGTTACCGAGATAGCCAAAGCAGTGGGGATGGGCAAGGGTGAAATCATGCTGGTGTTGCAATTGAATAAGAAGTGA
- the rpsB gene encoding 30S ribosomal protein S2, giving the protein MSVISMKQLLEAGVHFGHQTRRWNPKMAPYIFTERNGIYIIDLQKTVKKVEDAYNFVREIAEQGQTILMVGTKKQAQEAVKEEASKCDMYYVNERWLGGMLTNFQTIQKRINRLKELEDMEANNVFDVLPKKEVIALRHEMERLQKFLGGIKNMKKLPGALFIIDPRKERIAVAEAKKLGIPIVAIVDTNCDPDEVDYVIPGNDDAIRAVKLLTGKIADAILEGRQGEQTAEAAAE; this is encoded by the coding sequence ATGTCAGTAATTTCAATGAAACAGCTTTTAGAAGCAGGTGTACACTTTGGACACCAAACCAGAAGATGGAACCCTAAGATGGCTCCATACATTTTCACGGAGCGTAACGGCATCTATATTATCGATTTGCAGAAAACCGTTAAAAAGGTAGAGGATGCGTATAATTTCGTACGTGAAATCGCTGAACAGGGTCAAACCATTCTGATGGTGGGCACCAAAAAACAAGCACAGGAGGCTGTCAAGGAAGAAGCCAGCAAGTGCGATATGTATTATGTTAATGAAAGATGGCTGGGAGGCATGTTGACTAACTTCCAAACCATTCAAAAACGGATTAACCGTTTAAAAGAATTGGAAGATATGGAAGCCAACAACGTGTTTGATGTATTACCGAAGAAAGAAGTCATTGCTCTTCGTCATGAAATGGAAAGACTGCAAAAATTCCTTGGCGGCATCAAAAACATGAAGAAACTTCCGGGTGCTTTATTTATCATTGATCCCCGCAAGGAGCGTATTGCCGTTGCGGAAGCGAAAAAATTGGGGATTCCTATCGTAGCGATCGTGGACACCAACTGCGACCCTGACGAGGTGGACTATGTGATTCCTGGCAATGATGACGCGATCAGAGCCGTTAAATTGTTAACCGGCAAAATCGCTGATGCCATATTGGAAGGTCGTCAAGGCGAGCAGACAGCTGAAGCTGCAGCTGAGTAA
- the tsf gene encoding translation elongation factor Ts, protein MITAGMVKELRERTGAGMMDCKKALNETQGDMDKAIDFLREKGLAAAAKKAGRVAAEGLVESYIHGGGRIGVLVEVNCETDFVAKTEGFKALAKDIGMQIAAANPSYVRREEVPAEIIEHEKEVLRAQALNEGKPANIVEKMIVGRVEKFYKEVCLMEQPFIKDPDKTIAQLVTESISKIGENISVRRFTRYQLGEGIEKKANDFANEVMAAVKK, encoded by the coding sequence GTGATAACAGCAGGGATGGTAAAAGAATTGCGCGAGCGCACAGGCGCGGGCATGATGGATTGCAAAAAGGCGCTCAACGAAACCCAGGGAGATATGGATAAAGCCATTGACTTCCTGCGGGAAAAGGGACTGGCTGCTGCTGCCAAAAAGGCGGGCCGTGTGGCGGCTGAAGGTCTGGTGGAATCCTACATACATGGTGGCGGACGGATTGGCGTACTGGTAGAAGTTAACTGCGAAACCGACTTCGTGGCAAAGACCGAAGGTTTTAAAGCGCTGGCCAAGGATATCGGCATGCAGATTGCCGCAGCGAATCCCAGCTATGTAAGACGGGAAGAAGTGCCGGCCGAAATCATTGAACACGAAAAAGAAGTACTGCGGGCCCAGGCATTAAATGAAGGAAAGCCGGCTAATATTGTTGAAAAAATGATCGTCGGACGTGTTGAGAAGTTTTATAAGGAAGTATGTTTGATGGAACAACCGTTCATCAAAGATCCGGATAAAACAATTGCTCAATTGGTAACCGAGAGCATTTCTAAGATTGGTGAAAATATTTCTGTCAGAAGATTTACCAGATACCAACTGGGTGAAGGTATCGAGAAAAAAGCGAATGATTTTGCCAATGAAGTTATGGCGGCTGTAAAAAAATAA
- the pyrH gene encoding UMP kinase — MSAAKYKRVVLKLSGEALAGTKGYGIDPVIVDTIAREIKGIKASGLDLAIVVGGGNIWRGLAGSAKGMDRATADYMGMLATVMNSLALQDALENYDVDTRVQSAIEMRQVAEPYIRRRAIRHLEKGRVIIFAAGTGNPYFSTDTTAALRAAEIEADVILMAKKNTDGVYDSDPRHNPDAKKFKELEYIEVLQRGLGVMDATATSLCMDNKIPIIVFSIDEPGNILKVALGEDIGTVVGGRK; from the coding sequence GTGAGTGCCGCAAAATATAAGCGTGTAGTGTTAAAACTGAGTGGTGAAGCGTTAGCCGGGACTAAGGGCTACGGGATTGATCCTGTCATTGTGGACACCATTGCCCGTGAAATTAAAGGCATCAAGGCTTCCGGGCTGGATTTGGCTATTGTGGTGGGCGGCGGCAATATCTGGCGGGGCTTGGCCGGCAGTGCAAAGGGCATGGACCGGGCAACCGCTGATTATATGGGCATGCTGGCCACCGTGATGAACTCACTGGCTCTTCAGGATGCGCTGGAAAATTACGATGTGGATACCCGGGTGCAAAGTGCGATTGAAATGCGCCAGGTGGCTGAACCATATATTAGACGGAGAGCCATTCGTCATTTGGAAAAAGGCCGGGTTATTATTTTTGCTGCCGGGACCGGTAACCCCTACTTTTCAACCGACACAACGGCTGCGCTCCGGGCTGCCGAAATTGAGGCTGATGTCATCCTGATGGCTAAGAAAAACACAGACGGTGTATATGATTCTGATCCCCGTCACAATCCGGATGCTAAGAAATTTAAGGAACTGGAATATATCGAAGTATTGCAAAGAGGTCTTGGCGTTATGGATGCCACGGCTACCAGTCTGTGTATGGACAACAAGATTCCCATTATTGTGTTTAGTATTGATGAACCCGGAAATATTCTAAAAGTAGCCCTGGGTGAGGATATTGGTACTGTTGTGGGAGGACGAAAATAA
- the frr gene encoding ribosome recycling factor, producing the protein MLKEIYTTHEEKMKKALEALRKDLASLRAGRATPALLDKVLVDYYGTPTPVNQVANVSVPEPRLITLQPWEKSMLAPIEKAILKSDLGLTPNSDGSVIRLSIPQLTQQRRTELVKMVHKKAEDARVAVRNIRRDANDGIKKIEKEKSASEDETKKAQEDMQKLTDKYIKEIDQVMGSKEKEIMEV; encoded by the coding sequence ATGTTAAAAGAAATTTATACTACCCATGAAGAAAAGATGAAAAAAGCCCTGGAAGCCTTGCGTAAGGATTTGGCTTCTCTGCGAGCCGGCCGAGCTACGCCGGCACTGCTAGACAAAGTGCTGGTTGATTACTACGGTACGCCGACACCGGTCAATCAGGTAGCCAATGTTTCTGTGCCTGAGCCGCGGTTGATTACGTTGCAGCCCTGGGAAAAATCAATGCTTGCTCCGATTGAAAAAGCTATATTGAAATCTGATTTAGGCCTTACGCCGAACAGCGACGGGTCCGTTATCCGGTTGAGTATTCCGCAACTTACTCAGCAGCGCCGTACCGAACTGGTGAAAATGGTCCACAAAAAAGCGGAGGATGCGCGGGTAGCTGTGCGCAATATCCGGCGTGACGCCAATGACGGTATTAAGAAGATCGAAAAAGAAAAATCTGCATCGGAAGATGAAACCAAAAAGGCGCAGGAAGATATGCAGAAATTAACGGATAAATACATAAAAGAAATTGATCAGGTTATGGGATCAAAAGAAAAAGAAATTATGGAAGTGTAA